ACATTGCCATCTGCCAGCATCTGCGAATTGGTAACATAATAGGTCATGGTATCTTCCTGCATAAAATAACGCCCTGAGGTATCAAAACATACGGTGGCCAATGAACGTGAGGAACGTGCAGACTGCCCTATAGTTTGCACAGGCTGTTGCCGAAGCTGCAGGGCTGATCTTTTGAAGGAGGCTGGGAGGTTAGCTGCGGGGGGTAATGGAGGGCGGCTGTTTTGATTTCCCTGGAAATGGATCAACTGCATCCGGTGAAGGGAATCCGTTACTCTTGTATAGTCAGCAGGGGGTATTGGAGTTTGCGCCAGCGCGCCACAATAGATTAATAACAGAAGTACGGTATACAGGACCGGTTTTCTCGGGTTCATTTTTTGGAGGGGTTCAATAGGTAAATCGATGCCGGAATTTTCAAAAATATATTAAAAAAAGGGAAGTAACAATCAGCATACTTCCCTTTTTTCCATTTGAAAAAATAAAACCCCTCCCAATTGCTCGGGAAGGGCTCCTTGTTTCTCCAACTGCTGCTTTTACTTCACCAATGCATGATATCTCGCTAATGCTTCTATAAAATAATAATCTGCATAGATCAACGGCGTGTCCAGTTCAAACCCATGCGGAATGCTGCCTACTGAGTGTTTCAAAATAAAATTACCATTGCCGCCTGGCGAACTCCGGTATTCGGCACTTGCCAGGCTATGCAAAATATCTTCTGCTGCTTTGAAATAAACGGCGCCTTCTTTTCCCAGGTAAGTACTCAGCTCCAACAGGGCCGAGGCAGTAACGGCCGCAGCGGAAGCATCCCGGAATTCAGGCGATTGTCCTTCCTTTGCTTTTGAGCGAACGCCGGGCGCATAACCGGCCTGGTTTACATTGAAATCCCAATACGGTACTTTATCAGCAGGCAATCTTTTGTGGGTTAAATAAAAATCAGCCATCTTACGCGCTGCGTTCAGGAATTTAGCATCGTGCGTTTCGCGGTAGCAAACCGTAAACCCATAAATTCCCCACGACTGCCCCCTGCTCCACGCCGAATTGTCTGCATAGCCTTGTGCAGTTTCTCTGGCCAGTACGCCGCCATTGGCTGTATCATAACAAACAACGTGGTAACAACTGTAATCGTCGCGCACCTGGTTCTTTAACGTGTTTTCGGCATGATGAATGGCTATGTCGCGATACCGCGGATCGCCTGTGATCTTTGCCGCAAAGAACAGCAGCTCCAGGTTCATCATATTATCAATAATCACCGGGTATTTATAGGTTGTAGTGCCATGCCACGACTGAAAACTATTCCACGATTTAATACACCCTGGCCGGGCATCGTACCGGGTGGCCAGCGATTTCGCCGTTTGCACCAACACCCTGGCATAGCTGCTGTCGCCGGTAAGGCGGAACGCATTGCCATAACTGCAATACATCAGAAATCCAAGATCGTGGTGACCGGTAAAGAATTGCAGGGGTTCGAGTTTTTTTGTCCAGGCTACAGCCGCTTCTTTTAAGGAAGCGTCCTTCGTATATTCATACGTGTACCATAAACTGCCGGGGAAGAACCCGCCCGTCCAGTCGCGGCGCTCGGTGCATACCAGCTTTCCATTGGCATCGAGCGTACGGGGAAATAAGGTATCGTATTCACCTGCCTCCACCAGCATGCCTTTCAACTGACTGCTGGCAAAGGAGAAGTTATCGGCAATAAATCCTTTGGCATTCTCCATTGTAAAAGAAGCGCTGGCGCCGGCCCGCACCCCTTGTGGTAAGGCACAGTTCCATTGTATGGAGCCGCCTAACGCCGGTGTACGAACGGTAAGTGTAATTGCCAGGGCCGTTTGCGAAGGATCGGCCACCGTAGCAGCAATACTTTTACCATCTATATGTTGCAACATTACCACACAGGGTTGATCTACACTTACAGAAACATTGCCATCAACCAGGGTACCGGGTTTGTAAAACGCAAGCTGCAGCATTTGCAGACCAGTGTGTTTTACCGCCTGCAGGGTATCGGTGTTTGCCAGAATGCGCACCTGCTCCTTCGATGCCTGGATCTCCTCCTGTTTGCCTGGCACCACCACATAGGCATATTTGCTATTGGTGGGAGCTATGCCATTATTTAACCACAACTTGAAAACATTACCTTTTATTTCTGCAGCAGAATTACTGTTATTGATCTTATACCAGCTTCCTTTTTGTTCTCCGGTGCCTACGGTCAGTTGGCCGCCTTCGGGAAAATAATAGCCAACATCATTGTGCCATACAAATGAGGGGTTATTGAACACGGCCTGTTTGCCGGCGCCCAATTTTGTTTTATCAATTTGTACGGAACCGTTCAACCAGCACTGGTTCAGGGTAGTTAGAATGGTATTACTTCCACTGCTATTAATGCCGGCTCCTAAGCACACAATCTCTTTATCAAAAAAGAACCACGATTTCCTGGCCTTTACGCCATCATAGTTCATGTCATACACCGTAGCGCCATACAGGCTATCACCTACACCGCCTGCAAACGTTGTACTGCCCGGTTCGCCCCAGAACTTATCCATGGCCACATCTTCTTTATGATCGGCGGCTGTAATGCCTGGTAGCTTGTCCCACTCCCACACCGGCATGATGTTATAATATTCATCGCCCTTTACCTGGATGTTGGTGGAACCATCGGCCAGGTACCGGCCATACAGGTTTTCTTTATTGCCCGATTCGGTGCGGCGTGTTCTGGCTGACACCATCCGTACATTAAAACTATAAGCCGGACGAATATGCATCGTATAATCTGCCCGCCAGTAGTGGGTATGACTGGCCTGCACTTCATAATTCACCGGTTGCAACCCGGAGGTACGCGCCATCGCTGCATACCAGTCGGCCGACCGGCGGGGATCAACCAGGCGGGCATCATCCAGCAAACCCTGCTCGCCCTGTTTGCTTAAAATATTCGGACGGGAAATTCCTCTTCCTTCTACATTAAAGTCGATATACCTGCCTCTGATGGTTCTCAGGTACGTATTATCGAAGTAGGTAGATAACCGGTTCAGGGCAGAATCATTGAGTGCATAGGGCGTGCCCCGAACGTATTTCGCTACCCGGTACTCCCCCATCAGGAATACGGCTCCATAGCTGCTCAACTGCAGTTGCGGCCCATGTTGCAGATAAGAATAATCGTGCTGCAATCCCTCTTCGGTTGTAAACTGCACCGGTTGAAAGGCCTGTTGCACTGCGGTGTCCATCAAGTGTTCATTACGGGTAAGCAAGGCACGGTATAAATAATGGATCGCAATATCCAGTTTATTGGCGCCGGTCATTTTAAAAATATTTCCCCGCTTCATTCTTGCCAGTAACGAATCTTCCAATGAGGCCGGAATAGCTTTTCTTGCAAACCGCATGGCGATCAGGATCTCGCCAATGTTTTGCGGACTTCTTATTTCGTTGTGCCACCAGTTGCTGCTTTTGGGATCTTTGGCATACCAATACCGTAAACCGGCAACTATGGAGGGATATAAACTGCCCTCATCTTTTTGCGCATACACCAACGCCATATTGTACAAACGCGACAAATGCGTCCCGGGCTGCCAGGTAGTAATTGTCGTATTGCTGTAATCGATATCGGGCCAGGAACCGTCGGCACGCATGGCCAACTGATCATGGGCAGTTACCTTTATCAACGCTGGCGTAGCTTCCTTCTTCAAATCGGTATACACCCGCGTAAGAATAGTATCAAACACCGCCGGCGGCACCGGCGTTCCGGCCTGCAATTGACCCAGCATCATGCAACTCAAAAGGCAAATAAAAAACCATCTCATCGTTAATTTATAAACTCTTGTTTTAGGTATTGCTTGTTATATTTTAACTGGCTTTTCTGGCAGACGGCAGAAATCCGCAACGCGGCAATCGGGCCTCCCCCCTGCCCCCTCCGGTGGAGGGGGAGTTGGGCAACCTCGCGATAAAATTTAACCGTTTCTCCGCTCAGCCTTCCAGGCCTCCCCCCATCCGCTACTGTATCGTCAAATCCAACGTACTAATGCTGCTTGTTGAATTATCACGTGTAGCACTATTAGCTATAAAAGTAGCCTTATAACTCCCCGCCTTTCCATAGACGTAAGTATAGTAAGGTAAGGGTAAAGTAATGCCCTTAATTGCTACTCCTACATCCGGTGTTACTTTTGTAAGGTCTACAGGACCCATAATGGTCCAGGCTTCGGCATCGGCAGTGGCTAAGGCGGCCGTTGCGGCGCCGGTGATCACTAATGAAGTGCCGGCGCTTACTACCCAGGTAAAGGTGTTGCTCACCGGGTAAGCTACCCAACCCGGACTGTACGTTGGCACCCCACCGAAGTTAGCCGTAATGGGCGAATTGTTCGCCAGCAAATTGGCAATTGTATACACTGATCCATCCTTTAAAGTGTTGGTCACCGTAAGCCCGGTGATGGTCCATTTGTTTTGAATGGAACCGGCCTGGCCCAGGTATTTGAAGGCCAGGAACACAGGTTTGCCCGCCATATCAGTGAGATCGATGGCGCCTGAGGCAGTGGCTGTAGTGTTAGTGGCAAATTTGCCACGGGAACTGATGTCCGTCCAGGTAGCCGCTTTTATATTTGCCACCGTGGTAACGGTATCCGTGCCGGCCACGCCTTTAAAATCGGTGCTCGCCATCAGGGCCAGCGATCCGGTTTGTGCGCCCGCATTCAGCGCGCTCGAAAATTGTAAAACGGCTTTTCCTGCTTCTGATACCCGGTTGCGCAGATCGTAAACATGGCCCGGTTCGCCTGAATAAAAAGTTATTGTATTTGGACTACCGGTAAAGGTAAAAGTAGCGTTGCCACCTGCATGGTATAAGGTGCTATCTGCCGTTACTTTAAAATTGGACATTGAATCCACTTCCAGTTTCCGTTGGCAGGCCGAAAAAGCAGCCAGTCCCGGTATGAGTATATAGATCAGCTTTCGCATATTGCAATGTTTTATTTAGTACGGACCACTATTTACCAGCCCGGATTATTATTGGTGATTTGTTTGTTAACCGTCATTTCTGATGAAGGGATCGGGAATAACAGGTTTCGTTCGCTCACGTTGTTATACCCCAATGCCGCCTGGGTTTTTGTATTGGTAGTAACCGTAGCCGTGTTGTTGATATCCTGCGCAACGGCTTTCATGGTTGGGATAAAGATACCCCAACGGATCAGATCGGGCCGGCGCAACGATTCAAAACACAACTCCCGGGCACGCTCATTCTGAATATCGGTCATGGTAACACTGGTTAAATCAACATCCGCCTTTGATAACAAGGTGGTGGAGGCAGTAGCTGCCACACCCGCATAGGTAAATGTAGCACCGGTAACATTGGGATCACTGGCGCCGCTCGCCTGCGTGGGCCCCACACCGGTTGAAATGCCGGCTTTTGTAACCGTATATAAATTACCATTGTTAACCACCTGCGCATTCAAGGCATAGGGTATTTTCGGCTGCCAGGCATTGCCTATATACACCAGCGGTGCAGTAGTAAAACCAGAACCACCTGAAACAAGAGCAACGGTTGCAATACTTCCATTGGTAATAGTGGTTGAATACGCCAGTCCTGACCCCTGGTTGGTAGATCCAACCAATGGCGCGGTGGTATAACCAGAACCGGGTGTCAACAGGGTGATCGAACTAACGGGCGCGGTATTACCATTTACGGTGTACCCCCGCTCACGAACCTGGTTTATGGCATTCACGGCTGTAGCGGTTGATCCATTCACATTCAACTCTGCTTCGGCCAGCATCAGCAGCACATCGGCGTAACGCAACAGCGGAAAATTTTCAGGGGTAAAGTTCTTATTCTTGGGATATATCTTTTCGTAATTACGGCGCCATTTGGCGCTGGTGCGGTTGTAAGCAAAGGGCCCGGTCAATGCGGTTCTGGTTACCAATGGCGGCGCTGTAGTAGTGGTAACGGTATAGTTAAAAGACTGGATGGCCCAATCTCTTCTGGGATCGGTTACATCGTATAAGTTGTACAATTTGCCGGTTGCCCAAACAAACCCGTAGGAGTAACCGGTATCGGAATAAATAAAATCTGAGGCGGATGAGCCACTGCTATAGGTATTGGTAGCGGTAAAGGGAATACCATTGGCGCTGCCTACCCAGCCACCTGTTTGTTGCGTGGTAGTGTTATTGCCCGAAAAATCAACTTCCCACATCTGTTCTTTAATATCATACACATCCGAGGCTTCGTTGATGAACACCTGGTTAAAGCTGGGGTTCAAACTATGCAACCCTGACTGCTGTACTTTGGTGGCCCAGGCCAGGGCATTGGCATATTGCGTTTTATCGTTAATGGGATTACCAGCCATATACAAACAAACACGCGCCAGTATGCCTTCTACCGTAGTTTTTGAAATGCGGCTGCTGTTGCCGATCTTATCTGCAGTAAGTACTTTCTTTTCTGCGGTTGTCATATCATTCACTATCTGTTCGTATACTTTCGCAGCGGGTGAACGAGGCACGCTCAAGCTGTCGAGACTATTGGCAGCCACTGTTTTCAGCGGAACGTCGCCAAAGTTGTTCACCAGCAAAAAGTGATAATAAGCACGCAGGAACAGGGCTTCGCCATAAATAGCCTGGGTACCTACAGAAGTATCTGCAGGATCGAGGTGCACGATCAGTTCATTCGCCCTTTCAATTCCGGTATACAACGTATTCCAGAAAGCGTTTACATCGGCATTTGTATAATCGAAACTGTATACCTGCACGCCCGAGGTGAGCACGCGGCCTGCGCCGCCATAAAAGCTTTCATCGGTACAGGCGCCTAACTGGTAAAACATGGCGCTGCCGTATACAGAAGTTTGAAATAAGGGATTGTACACGCCGGCCAACGCATTGGTTAAATTGGCGCCTTTATAATATTGAGCGGGTGGTAAAAAACTGGTTGGTTCGGTGGAAAGGAACTTCTTACAACTGCCCAGTGCACACAACACCGCCAACAATGAGAGGTATATAGTTGTAGTACGTTTCATTGGTTGCTTTTTTAATAATTAAAAGGAAACATTGGCGCCGAATACAATGGTACGGGCCCGTGGGTAAGGTGAATAATCGAAGCCGGCCGTCAACACAGAGATATACGCATTCACTTCAGGATCCTGACCCGAATACTTCGTAAGGGTCCACAGGTTTTGTGCTGATGCATACAACCGGAAGCTGCTGATCTTCGCTTTTGCTATCCAGCTTTTAGGCAAGTTGTAACCCAGCGATACAGTTTTCAACCGCAGGTACGATCCGTCTTCCACCGTGCGGGAGGAATATCCACCGCCATAAAAACCATTGGTGCGAAACTGGTTGGTATTGGTATTATCGGGCCGCCAGCGATTGTTATAGGAGGCAAACTGGTTCAGGTAGCTTTTACCCAATGCGTTCCCCGCAAAAACCATGTTATTTACGTTCTGAATATCGTTACCATAACTCCATTGAAAGAATATGTTCACATCAAATCCCTTCCAGGTTACGTTGTTATTAAAACCGCCAATGTGAACCGGCAGGCCACGGCCAATCACCGTATAATCACCGGCATTCACCACCTTATCGTCATTCAGGTCTTTGTACTTGATATCCCCGGGTTGAATGGAAGAACGGGAATTACCATTGGTAGTAATGTTATCTATCAACGTATACCCGCTGGCAGTAGTTTTATTAAACTCGTTGGGCTGGTATACGCCATCCCATACATAACCATACATCTGGCCAAGGGGTTTGCCCACCTGTGCTATATAAGCCGGCGCAGTTTGCCAGTTGTTGTCCCAGCGAATGGTGGAGAGCAGGGTTGTTTGTCCGTTTGCCAACCCCAGCACTTTACTCTGGTTAAAGGCGATGTTGAAGCTGGAGTTCCAGGTAAGGTCTTTTTTCCGGATAGGTGTAACGTTAAAGGCTAACTCCAAACCCTGGTTCTGCACACTGCCAATGTTCATGTATACGGTGGTGTAACCGGAAGAAGTGGGTACGTTGGCGTTCAATAACAGGTTCTTTGTCTTCTTCCGGTACACATCGGCCGTAATGCTCAACCGGTCGCCAAGCAGGCTCAGGTCCATACCGGCATTCAACTGGGAAGTTGTTTCCCATTTGAGGTCAGGATTTCCGATGGTAGCGGGCACGGCGCCGGTTACCGGTACATTGTTAAATGTGTACACCGAGGTCAGCGTTGGCGATTGGCTGTACGTTGCCAGGTAGGCGAAATCAGCTACCCGGTTGTTCCCGGTATTTCCATATGACAGTCGCAACTTACCATCCGTTAGTATATGTTGGTTTTTCAGGAAGGGTTCACTGGTAAACCGCCAGGCAATAGCTCCCGAAGGAAAGTATGCCCAATGGTTTTGCGGCGCAAACTTGGAGCTGCCATCGGCACGGAAGCCGGCAGTAAGCAAGTATTTTGACTGGAAGCTGTAGTTCACCCGTCCTAAAAAGGACGAAGCTGTCCACAGTGATCCGGTACTTGTTACCGCCAGCGGAGTGCCTTCTCTCAGGTCGTTAATGCCTAACGATTCGTTGGGCACCTTAATGGCGCTTACGCCATACGAGGAAGTCTTATTGCCTTGTTCGGTAAACCCGATCACCGCATTGATCGTATGGTCGGTACCGATGGACCTATTATAAGTAAGCGTGTTTTCGTTCAGCCATGAATTGGCTTCATTGTAAGTGATGGAGCCATTGGGGCCGTTGGTGGTGATCTGCGAATTACCATAGGAGGTGCTGCTGTTATTGAATTGTTCATTCCGCAGCGTGGTGCCGTTTATGCCACCTGTTATGCGCAGGGTCAGGTTATCGGCAACCAGGTATTCCGCATATCCATTTACGCTGATGGCCTTTGTAAAGTTGTTACGCACCAGGTTCTGCAAATTGGTTACGGGGTTGAACCGGTAATCCTGGGTAGAGGGTACTTCCGGATCGGTAAAACCACCGGTTCCCACATCTATCACCCCAATGGCCTTTTGACTGGCTACACTGGGTGATACAGGTCTGTAGCCCCACACACTATACATCAGGTTGGTGGTGCCGCTATTGGTGCTCTGGTTGGGCGACAGGCCCTGTTGCACCAGGTAACTGTAGTTGGCGTTGATGCCTGCCTTCAGGCGTTTGTCAACGGTTTGATCGAGCACTACCCTGCCCTGGTAGCGTTTGTACTTAGAGGCTATCACAATGCCCGACTGATCGAAGATATTGCCCGAGATGGCATATTTCGTTTTATCATTGCCGCCGGTCAATGACAGGTTGTGGTTTTGAATGGGCGCCGTTTGCAATACCGCATCCTGCCAGTCGATGCTGGCCGCGGTATCCTGGTAGTACGCCGGCGTAGTACCACCACTCATATATAATTGGTACGGCGTGGGCGTTGCACCGCTGCCGCTTACATAAGGTACAGTGGAAGGGTTGAATTCCAACTGGTACTTCACAAAGTCGGCCGGGCCCATGAGCTTTATTACTTTGGACGATTTTTGAAAACCATAGGAACTGTTCAGTGAAATGGTGGGCGCCCCAGCCTTTCCCTTTTTAGTGGTGATCAGAATTACGCCATTGGCGCCTCTTGCGCCATAGATGGCCGTAGAAGAAGCATCCTTCAGCACTTCCATCGACTCAATGTCCTGGGGATTGATCACGTTGTTATTCGGGTTCTCTATCGGAAATCCATCTATCACATACAGGGGTGAATTGTCCTGCGTAATGGAGTTGGCGCCGCGGATCACGATGTTTACATCTGCTCCGGGCATCCCATCTGAGCTGGTAACCTGTACACCCGCCACGCGGCCGGCCAGGGCTTCATCAAAGGAGCGTACGGGCGCTTTCAGGATGTCGTCTATCTTTACCTGGGCCACGGAACCCGTAAGGTCTTTACGCTTTACACGGCCATAACCAATTACCACTGCACTGTTAAGCTCGGTACTAACCGGGGCCAGGCGAATAATTACCCCCTGTTTTATAATGGTGGTAAAAATGCGGGCGGCATAACCCACATAATTAATGGTCACCTTCACCGAATCTTCGGTCTTACAAACGATCGAAAAGGTACCATCGTCGGCAGAAAGACCCCGCCCTAACAATGCCCCGTTGTGGAGACTATTGATAGAAAGGGACGCGCCGCCAAGGGGTTCGCCGGTCTTGTCATTTACTATTTGTCCGGCAAGCCGGGAAGTGGGGGTAGTCTGGCCATGTACTGTCGCCAGCCCTATAAGGCCAAAGGCCAGTAGAAAAAGCAGGGGTATACGCATAGCAATCTTTAATTGAATAATGCAGGCATTAATCATAGCAGTTCCTGTTGTTTTGGTGCTACTAATTTGAGGATGATTGCGGCTTTCCCGGGGGTAATTATTCGTTTTTGAAGGGGTAAAGATCAGTCTTCCCCGCTTTTAGACTCATTTTTAGTCCCGGTGGTAAAGGATTCTATGTATTCGGTGGGTGATACGCCAAATTGTTTGCGGAACTCTTTGCTGAAATATTTGCGGTCGCTAAACCCTACGCGATAGGCTACCCCGGCAATGGAGGGGTCGCTGCCGGCTTGTTGTAACAGCTCGGCCGCCTTTTTTAACCGCACCGATTTTATAAAATCGGCGATCGACAAATTTGTCAGGGCCTTTAGTTTTTTATAAAGAACCGTCTGGCTCATGCCGGCTTTCTTCAGCAACACCGGCACGCCAAAATCGGCATCTTCCATGTGCTCTTCTACCATGGCCACCAGTTTTTGCAAAAAGAGATCTTCTGCCCTGGGTTCTGGTTGTTGATCGGCAATCAATATCTCTTGCACACTGGGTTGCAGGGTTACCTGCCGGGTAAATTTTTCGCGGATAATGTTTCGCAGCGCCAGCAGGTTGCGCACCTGCAATTCCAACACCTGTAAAAGGAATGGCTTGGTGATGTAGGCATCGGCCCCGGTTCGCAAACCGGTAAGCTGGGAGGCGGGCGCCGCCCGGGCCGTTAATAAGATCACCGGGATATGATTGGTGCGTTCATCTGTTTTTATGCGGTTGCACAAAGTAAATCCATCGTCCTCCCCTTCC
The Niastella koreensis GR20-10 genome window above contains:
- a CDS encoding RagB/SusD family nutrient uptake outer membrane protein, translated to MKRTTTIYLSLLAVLCALGSCKKFLSTEPTSFLPPAQYYKGANLTNALAGVYNPLFQTSVYGSAMFYQLGACTDESFYGGAGRVLTSGVQVYSFDYTNADVNAFWNTLYTGIERANELIVHLDPADTSVGTQAIYGEALFLRAYYHFLLVNNFGDVPLKTVAANSLDSLSVPRSPAAKVYEQIVNDMTTAEKKVLTADKIGNSSRISKTTVEGILARVCLYMAGNPINDKTQYANALAWATKVQQSGLHSLNPSFNQVFINEASDVYDIKEQMWEVDFSGNNTTTQQTGGWVGSANGIPFTATNTYSSGSSASDFIYSDTGYSYGFVWATGKLYNLYDVTDPRRDWAIQSFNYTVTTTTAPPLVTRTALTGPFAYNRTSAKWRRNYEKIYPKNKNFTPENFPLLRYADVLLMLAEAELNVNGSTATAVNAINQVRERGYTVNGNTAPVSSITLLTPGSGYTTAPLVGSTNQGSGLAYSTTITNGSIATVALVSGGSGFTTAPLVYIGNAWQPKIPYALNAQVVNNGNLYTVTKAGISTGVGPTQASGASDPNVTGATFTYAGVAATASTTLLSKADVDLTSVTMTDIQNERARELCFESLRRPDLIRWGIFIPTMKAVAQDINNTATVTTNTKTQAALGYNNVSERNLLFPIPSSEMTVNKQITNNNPGW
- a CDS encoding polysaccharide lyase family 8 super-sandwich domain-containing protein, with the protein product MMLGQLQAGTPVPPAVFDTILTRVYTDLKKEATPALIKVTAHDQLAMRADGSWPDIDYSNTTITTWQPGTHLSRLYNMALVYAQKDEGSLYPSIVAGLRYWYAKDPKSSNWWHNEIRSPQNIGEILIAMRFARKAIPASLEDSLLARMKRGNIFKMTGANKLDIAIHYLYRALLTRNEHLMDTAVQQAFQPVQFTTEEGLQHDYSYLQHGPQLQLSSYGAVFLMGEYRVAKYVRGTPYALNDSALNRLSTYFDNTYLRTIRGRYIDFNVEGRGISRPNILSKQGEQGLLDDARLVDPRRSADWYAAMARTSGLQPVNYEVQASHTHYWRADYTMHIRPAYSFNVRMVSARTRRTESGNKENLYGRYLADGSTNIQVKGDEYYNIMPVWEWDKLPGITAADHKEDVAMDKFWGEPGSTTFAGGVGDSLYGATVYDMNYDGVKARKSWFFFDKEIVCLGAGINSSGSNTILTTLNQCWLNGSVQIDKTKLGAGKQAVFNNPSFVWHNDVGYYFPEGGQLTVGTGEQKGSWYKINNSNSAAEIKGNVFKLWLNNGIAPTNSKYAYVVVPGKQEEIQASKEQVRILANTDTLQAVKHTGLQMLQLAFYKPGTLVDGNVSVSVDQPCVVMLQHIDGKSIAATVADPSQTALAITLTVRTPALGGSIQWNCALPQGVRAGASASFTMENAKGFIADNFSFASSQLKGMLVEAGEYDTLFPRTLDANGKLVCTERRDWTGGFFPGSLWYTYEYTKDASLKEAAVAWTKKLEPLQFFTGHHDLGFLMYCSYGNAFRLTGDSSYARVLVQTAKSLATRYDARPGCIKSWNSFQSWHGTTTYKYPVIIDNMMNLELLFFAAKITGDPRYRDIAIHHAENTLKNQVRDDYSCYHVVCYDTANGGVLARETAQGYADNSAWSRGQSWGIYGFTVCYRETHDAKFLNAARKMADFYLTHKRLPADKVPYWDFNVNQAGYAPGVRSKAKEGQSPEFRDASAAAVTASALLELSTYLGKEGAVYFKAAEDILHSLASAEYRSSPGGNGNFILKHSVGSIPHGFELDTPLIYADYYFIEALARYHALVK
- a CDS encoding DUF5017 domain-containing protein, producing the protein MRKLIYILIPGLAAFSACQRKLEVDSMSNFKVTADSTLYHAGGNATFTFTGSPNTITFYSGEPGHVYDLRNRVSEAGKAVLQFSSALNAGAQTGSLALMASTDFKGVAGTDTVTTVANIKAATWTDISSRGKFATNTTATASGAIDLTDMAGKPVFLAFKYLGQAGSIQNKWTITGLTVTNTLKDGSVYTIANLLANNSPITANFGGVPTYSPGWVAYPVSNTFTWVVSAGTSLVITGAATAALATADAEAWTIMGPVDLTKVTPDVGVAIKGITLPLPYYTYVYGKAGSYKATFIANSATRDNSTSSISTLDLTIQ
- a CDS encoding SusC/RagA family TonB-linked outer membrane protein, whose protein sequence is MRIPLLFLLAFGLIGLATVHGQTTPTSRLAGQIVNDKTGEPLGGASLSINSLHNGALLGRGLSADDGTFSIVCKTEDSVKVTINYVGYAARIFTTIIKQGVIIRLAPVSTELNSAVVIGYGRVKRKDLTGSVAQVKIDDILKAPVRSFDEALAGRVAGVQVTSSDGMPGADVNIVIRGANSITQDNSPLYVIDGFPIENPNNNVINPQDIESMEVLKDASSTAIYGARGANGVILITTKKGKAGAPTISLNSSYGFQKSSKVIKLMGPADFVKYQLEFNPSTVPYVSGSGATPTPYQLYMSGGTTPAYYQDTAASIDWQDAVLQTAPIQNHNLSLTGGNDKTKYAISGNIFDQSGIVIASKYKRYQGRVVLDQTVDKRLKAGINANYSYLVQQGLSPNQSTNSGTTNLMYSVWGYRPVSPSVASQKAIGVIDVGTGGFTDPEVPSTQDYRFNPVTNLQNLVRNNFTKAISVNGYAEYLVADNLTLRITGGINGTTLRNEQFNNSSTSYGNSQITTNGPNGSITYNEANSWLNENTLTYNRSIGTDHTINAVIGFTEQGNKTSSYGVSAIKVPNESLGINDLREGTPLAVTSTGSLWTASSFLGRVNYSFQSKYLLTAGFRADGSSKFAPQNHWAYFPSGAIAWRFTSEPFLKNQHILTDGKLRLSYGNTGNNRVADFAYLATYSQSPTLTSVYTFNNVPVTGAVPATIGNPDLKWETTSQLNAGMDLSLLGDRLSITADVYRKKTKNLLLNANVPTSSGYTTVYMNIGSVQNQGLELAFNVTPIRKKDLTWNSSFNIAFNQSKVLGLANGQTTLLSTIRWDNNWQTAPAYIAQVGKPLGQMYGYVWDGVYQPNEFNKTTASGYTLIDNITTNGNSRSSIQPGDIKYKDLNDDKVVNAGDYTVIGRGLPVHIGGFNNNVTWKGFDVNIFFQWSYGNDIQNVNNMVFAGNALGKSYLNQFASYNNRWRPDNTNTNQFRTNGFYGGGYSSRTVEDGSYLRLKTVSLGYNLPKSWIAKAKISSFRLYASAQNLWTLTKYSGQDPEVNAYISVLTAGFDYSPYPRARTIVFGANVSF